In Leishmania braziliensis MHOM/BR/75/M2904 WGS CADA00000000 data, contig 52, whole genome shotgun sequence, one DNA window encodes the following:
- a CDS encoding RNA binding protein, putative, whose amino-acid sequence MMKTGSVKPIVTASPMPIDVEQQQLHPRATSASSPSTPPISATKLRQSAGGAAPPSNQSLTSAPISVGGGGAYEGFPGTLVSSVQSPDVLRSSFVPAKELTLRQYTPQQCRADAIAGRSPTNYGTSGGVAGSRPVPTLSVERLGEPVLMPGLPGTAAGAAIGMCFVTPISGVLDAPSTPPSSTTTPANMTFSISEYPGVMTTSPTPTPMTPTEHSSTNLILYNIGSHMTEVALQKLFDPFGEVVSCAVMRDIHTGVGLGTGFVRYSDHMEACRALEAFSDRMNPVCAHDSKPLVVQWARKQHDCAPAGEARKKIMKLFVRNIPLDCSIADLEELFGVYGGVRQVTLHKDTSPVQDETMMRLIAFVIYTEEGAAERAAREVHNTKPFASCHGIPIMVKLAESSQRRRFMKNSEATGPSLLTAVPAGFPGSRTSPMTPGMSGSLFDMAAEAQHQQLLQQKPNTPQQGMCEAHGVDASPSSCRMPVFGCTVAYAPPDPRETSISCYPGTPQPLQVSVSGGGTPATVASLASNMMGGSPGRYHQQILTHVGEREGRVSPHSSSAAAPMQGHSYQQAASLSFDASAAAVYSGLSTFSKSNCQSFSDGRTGGSSGGVCPSRGFLHCSSSPGDANSTAVTAAADGGSPQMPASGPWYETAGGGSNQSGGFMMSAPPTRRGAEATRSPPAPTATSATGSVPPPGPLRLGSTLSVAFPSARGSLQQSTGVHRTSPTSMPVPGGVPTSHSVPGAFAPIGGQMNVALQPSTKLSILSSASTSDMSSVIPSNNFGSGTAPLNGAAHKTESPTIRTDASESWRRAVRTHVHNVKRQNDLCNVSGSLSSISLIRPSCNVLAPVTPSPTAAQEGGMLSLSGNEASAPGTTPSTSPISNSTLSGDQTGPKSIGTGSPSSGRMRYYNNPYSSESTKLFC is encoded by the coding sequence agcagcagctgcatccGCGTGCGACATCTGCGTCCTCGCCCAGTACCCCTCCGATAAGCGCAACAAAGCTGCGCCAATCGGccggaggagcagcgcccCCATCGAATCAATCGCTGACGTCTGCGCCGATCTCcgtgggaggaggcggagcctACGAAGGCTTTCCAGGCACGTTGGTGAGCAGCGTACAGTCTCCCGATGTGCTCCGGTCTTCGTTCGTGCCTGCCAAGGAGCTGACTCTGCGCCAATACACGCCGCAGCAATGCCGAGCAGACGCCATCGCTGGCCGCTCCCCAACCAACTACGGCACCTCCGGTGGTGTGGCGGGCTCTCGTCCGGTGCCAACGCTCTCTGTGGAGCGTCTTGGCGAGCCGGTGTTGATGCCAGGGCTGCCTGGCACAGCGGCCGGTGCAGCAATAGGCATGTGCTTTGTGACCCCCATCTCTGGCGTACTTGATGCGCCGTCCACGCCGCCATCTTCCACCACTACGCCGGCCAACATGACCTTTTCTATCAGCGAATACCCGGGTGTGATGACGACGTCGCCCACGCCAACGCCCATGACACCGAcggagcacagcagcacgaaCCTGATTCTCTACAACATTGGATCCCACATGACGGAGGTCGCCTTGCAAAAGTTGTTTGACCCCTTTGGTGAGGTGGTGAGCTGTGCTGTGATGCGTGACATCCACACAGGCGTCGGCCTGGGCACCGGGTTTGTACGCTATTCGGACCACATGGAGGCATGCCGCGCTCTGGAGGCCTTCAGCGACCGCATGAACCCTGTATGCGCGCACGACTCAAAGCCGCTGGTGGTCCAATGGGCGCGCAAGCAGCACGACTGCGCCCCCGCCGGCGAAGCGCGCAAGAAGATTATGAAGCTGTTTGTGCGCAACATCCCGCTGGATTGCTCCATTGCAGATTTGGAGGAGCTGTTTGGGGTGTACGGCGGTGTGCGCCAGGTGACGCTGCACAAGGATACGTCACCGGTGCAGGATGAGACGATGATGCGACTGATCGCGTTTGTGATTTACACCGAGGAGGGCGCGGCGGAGCGGGCGGCGCGGGAGGTGCACAACACGAAGCCGTTCGCGTCGTGCCACGGCATCCCCATCATGGTGAAGCTAGCGGAAAGcagtcagcggcggcggttcATGAAGAACTCGGAGGCGACTGGGCCAAGTCTATTGACAGCTGTCCCGGCTGGGTTCCCTGGGTCGCGTACATCCCCCATGACGCCTGGTATGTCCGGCTCCCTGTTTGACATGgccgcggaggcgcagcaccagcagctcctccagcagaAGCCTAACACGCCTCAGCAGGGGATGTGCGAGGCTCATGGCGTTGAcgcatcgccgtcgtctTGCAGGATGCCCGTTTTTGGTTGCACCGTCGCCTATGCGCCGCCTGATCCTCGTGAGACCTCCATCAGTTGCTACCCAGGCACGCCGCAGCCACTGCAGGTGAGCGTCTCTGGAGGTGGCACGCCGGCTACAGTGGCATCGCTTGCGTCGAACATGATGGGAGGCTCCCCTGGACGGTATCATCAGCAAATTCTGACTCACGtaggtgagagagagggccgTGTTAGCCCGCACTCCTCGTCGGCCGCCGCGCCAATGCAGGGACACTCGTATCAACAGGCTGCTTCCCTGTCCTTCGACGctagcgctgccgccgtttACAGTGGACTCTCGACCTTCTCGAAGTCGAACTGCCAGAGCTTTTCTGACGGGAGGACTGGCGGTAGCAGTGGAGGTGTTTGCCCAAGCAGGGGTTTCTTGCACTGCAGTAGTAGCCCGGGCGACGCAAACTCCACCGctgtcactgctgcagctgatggCGGGTCTCCACAGATGCCGGCCAGCGGCCCGTGGTATGAGaccgccggcggcggctccAATCAGAGCGGCGGCTTTATGATGTCGGCGCCGCCTACCCGAAGGGGCGCGGAGGCAACCCGTTCTCCACCAgcccccaccgccacctccgccactgGTTCAGTTCCACCACCAGGACCGCTTCGCTTAGGCTCTACCCTGTCTGTGGCATTCCCCAGCGCGCGTGGCAGCCTGCAGCAGAGTACTGGTGTTCACCGCACCTCTCCAACGAGCATGCCTGTGCCAGGCGGTGTGCCGACAAGCCACTCCGTGCCGGGTGCTTTCGCTCCGATAGGTGGTCAGATGAATGTGGCTCTTCAGCCCTCTACGAAGTTGTCCATTCTGAGCAGCGCGAGTACGTCCGACATGAGCTCTGTTATACCCAGCAACAACTttggcagcggcactgccCCTCTCAACGGTGCGGCGCACAAGACGGAGTCGCCAACGATCCGCACGGATGCGTCCGAGTCGTGGCGCCGTGCTGTGCGGACCCACGTGCACAATGTGAAGCGCCAAAACGATCTCTGTAACGTGAGCGGTTCCCTGTCATCCATTTCGCTAATAAGGCCAAGCTGCAACGTATTAGCACCAGTGACTCCATCACCGACGGCAGCGCAAGAAGGGGGTATGCTCTCCCTCAGCGGCAACGAGGCCTCCGCCCCTGGCACCACCCCGTCCACGTCGCCCATCTCGAACTCGACGCTCTCAGGCGATCAGACTGGTCCGAAGTCCATCGGCACGGGTAGTCCTTCATCAGGTCGGATGAGGTATTACAACAACCCGTACTCCTCTGAAAGCACCAAGCTGTTCTGCTGA